The proteins below are encoded in one region of Silene latifolia isolate original U9 population chromosome 2, ASM4854445v1, whole genome shotgun sequence:
- the LOC141641530 gene encoding uncharacterized protein LOC141641530, whose translation MCYISNTWYSFKINGNISGFFHGKSGIRQGDPLSPYLFVLSMEILSRSLRRICTKPQVSYHPKCSRLNLTHLIFADDLMIFVRGDVPSVNAVKTALSEFALFSGLHANVDKTNIYFGGVAPSIMTEIMEATGFSLGEFPFRYLGLPLATSKLKLSILLLPKEVIYHINKISKDFFWNIPAGTRRLVFKRWSAICTPWTYGGFNIKDLLSWNQALLLKWVWKLSFPDTGLWALWIKTYVLKQDSIWTVISKDQFPSCFRDVLKIRDLFITLTGLSRKLGSVNAWCAGSHIPAHLPYLFFRQLTPVGDWAISLTYSGILPSHKIIVSMAVQGQLATVDNLQRRGFSLANRCCLCECHEEDHAHLFFSCPFSNHLWSSVLQWMHIFRPALYLHQEFSLQGSMPTWRKHWYLISIAAVVHSIWTERNRRIFAQERLSHSALLSKLKFQIAVRMHLRHSELFIASVQAD comes from the exons ATGTGTTACATATCTAATACCTGGTACTCTTTTAAGATAAATGGCAATATCTCTGGGTTTTTCCATGGTAAAAGTGGTATAAGGCAGGGAGATCCTCTTTCTCCTTACCTTTTTGTCCTAAGCATGGAAATACTCTCAAGGTCTCTCAGAAGGATTTGCACTAAACCTCAGGTCTCCTACCATCCAAAATGTAGTAGACTCAACCTCACTCATTTGATCTTTGCAGATGATTTGATGATTTTTGTAAGGGGAGATGTACCTTCTGTTAATGCTGTTAAAACAGCTCTATCTGAGTTTGCTCTTTTCTCAGGATTGCATGCTAATGTTGATAAAACTAATATCTACTTTGGTGGAGTTGCTCCTTCTATAATGACTGAGATTATGGAAGCTACTGGTTTTTCCCTAGGAGAATTTCCATTCAGATATCTTGGGCTTCCTCTAGCCACCTCAAAGCTTAAACTGTCTAT TCTCCTTCTTCCAAAGGAGGTCATTTATCATATTAATAAAATCAGTAAGGATTTCTTTTGGAATATTCCTGCGGGTACTAGAAGACTAGTGTTCAAACGTTGGTCTGCTATTTGTACTCCTTGGACTTATGGTGGCTTCAATATTAAGGATCTTCTCTCCTGGAATCAAGCCTTGTTACTGAAATGGGTTTGGAAGCTTTCCTTTCCTGATACTGGCTTGTGGGCTCTCTGGATCAAGACCTATGTCCTGAAACAGGATTCTATTTGGACAGTCATCAGTAAAGATCAATTCCCTTCTTGTTTCAGAGATGTTCTCAAAATCAGGGACCTCTTTATCACTCTCACGGGTCTGTCCCGCAAGCTCGGCTCAGTTAATGCTTGGTGTGCTGGTTCCCATATTCCTGCTCATCTTCCCTACTTGTTCTTTAGACAGCTTACTCCTGTTGGGGACTGGGCTATTAGTCTCACCTACTCAGGGATTCTACCAAGTCATAAAATTATTGTTTCTATGGCAGTTCAAGGGCAGCTTGCTACTGTGGATAATCTTCAAAGAAGAGGTTTCTCCCTTGCAAATAGGTGTTGTCTGTGTGAGTGCCATGAGGAGGACCATGCTCATCTCTTCTTCTCTTGTCCTTTTTCTAATCATCTTTGGTCGTCTGTCCTTCAGTGGATGCATATTTTCAGACCTGCTTTATACTTGCATCAAGAATTTTCTCTTCAGGGCTCTATGCCAACTTGGAGGAAGCATTGGTATCTCATCTCCATTGCTGCTGTGGTCCATTCTATATGGACTGAACGGAATCGTAGGATTTTTGCTCAAGAGAGGCTCTCCCACTCTGCTCTGCTCAGCAAGCTTAAGTTCCAGATAGCAGTTCGTATGCATCTGCGCCATTCTGAGCTTTTTATAGCTAGTGTTCAGGCTGATTAA